The following proteins come from a genomic window of Candidatus Bipolaricaulis sibiricus:
- a CDS encoding N-acetylmuramoyl-L-alanine amidase codes for MPKAIVVVLLFSLVIVITAGILLSVPPVPVERVVVVVDAGHGGHDPGAVVAGVREKDVTLALALRVQRKAEAVPWLQVVLTRTTDTYPSLLERLRLAEAVGARLYVSIHANYFRDPGVCGVETWVDTDADPESLRLAAAVQQAVVAATGASDRGVRRQTLYLRHTALPTALAEVGYLSCPAERVKLLDPAYQEKIAAGILTGILAFLQAP; via the coding sequence ATGCCGAAGGCCATTGTCGTTGTTCTCCTGTTCAGCCTCGTCATCGTCATCACAGCGGGGATTCTGCTGAGCGTGCCCCCGGTTCCCGTCGAGCGGGTGGTGGTTGTGGTGGACGCCGGGCACGGCGGCCACGATCCCGGGGCGGTCGTGGCCGGAGTTAGGGAGAAGGACGTGACCCTTGCCCTTGCGCTCCGCGTTCAGCGCAAAGCCGAGGCAGTCCCATGGCTCCAGGTTGTTCTCACCCGCACCACCGACACCTACCCGTCGCTCCTGGAGCGCCTCAGGCTCGCCGAAGCCGTGGGGGCGCGGCTGTATGTCTCAATCCACGCCAACTACTTCCGTGACCCCGGGGTGTGCGGCGTGGAGACGTGGGTGGACACAGATGCCGATCCAGAAAGCCTTCGGCTGGCAGCAGCGGTGCAGCAGGCGGTGGTTGCCGCCACTGGGGCGTCCGACCGCGGGGTTCGACGCCAGACGCTCTACCTCCGTCACACCGCGCTTCCCACCGCCCTGGCGGAGGTGGGGTACCTGTCCTGCCCCGCCGAACGGGTGAAGCTCCTTGACCCCGCCTACCAGGAGAAGATCGCTGCCGGGATCCTCACCGGGATCCTCGCCTTCCTCCAGGCTCCGTAG
- a CDS encoding Ferrous iron transport protein B — protein MSADLRAVRRVALVGQPNAGKSTLFNAIVGYRAVAANFPGTTVEALHGQASVGGRRVEVVDLPGTYSLLGGDIAEQLTRDFLLSGEADVIVQVVDSSLLGRSLELTLELAELGLPTVLCLNMMDEAEHKGISIDREKLAAFLGVPVVATVASRGQGLVDLLAAIPEAHPVRRPPYTADVERALSQIQQAQSSTGRSSIHRAAQLLAGEAPADSALEEPVEGARRALAEGRGEDPGVILADERHAQAMRLFEAVATVGTARVGWRERADDLFMHPVVGYPLLVVALLAMFGAVFWSGDALEGLLSPLLEAVSAQIGAALGTGPGAALLLGAWDGLAAGVAIVLPYLIPFLFLLALLEDVGYMPRVGFLLDGLMHRVGLHGKSVIPFLLGYGCTVPAILATRILDDERDRLVTAALAVMIPCAGRTIVVMGLVGRYVGPVAALLLYLGNVVVIALAGWALTRLVPGEGPGLILEIPPYRTPRLRNLLGKTWLRLKGFVVLAWPLLAVSSALLALAEALGWAGGLNLGVRFLTWPLGLPSETGVPLVLGILRKELSLVMLDEALVGGVGALTQAQMIVFTVFVLFYVPCLATVGALGRELGWRRTGLVVLATTGLGLVLALLARAALGA, from the coding sequence ATGAGCGCTGACCTCCGTGCCGTGCGGCGGGTGGCCCTCGTGGGGCAGCCCAACGCCGGCAAGTCCACCTTGTTCAACGCGATCGTCGGGTACCGGGCGGTGGCGGCCAACTTCCCCGGCACCACGGTCGAAGCGCTGCACGGTCAGGCGAGCGTTGGGGGGCGACGGGTCGAGGTTGTCGACCTGCCGGGCACTTACTCCCTTCTTGGCGGTGACATCGCGGAGCAGTTGACGCGGGACTTCCTTCTGTCGGGTGAGGCGGATGTGATCGTCCAGGTGGTGGATAGCTCGCTCCTCGGACGATCGCTGGAGCTGACTCTCGAACTGGCGGAGTTGGGCCTCCCCACGGTGCTCTGCCTGAACATGATGGACGAGGCGGAGCACAAGGGGATCAGCATTGACCGAGAGAAGCTCGCCGCGTTCCTCGGGGTACCGGTGGTGGCCACGGTGGCCAGCCGCGGACAGGGGTTGGTGGACCTCCTCGCCGCGATTCCCGAGGCACATCCGGTGCGGCGACCCCCGTACACCGCCGATGTCGAGCGAGCCTTGTCCCAGATCCAACAGGCCCAGTCCTCCACCGGCCGTTCCAGCATCCACCGCGCAGCGCAGCTTCTCGCGGGCGAGGCGCCGGCGGACTCTGCGCTAGAGGAACCGGTGGAAGGGGCGCGCCGTGCGCTCGCCGAGGGTCGCGGAGAAGATCCGGGGGTGATCCTGGCCGACGAGCGCCACGCGCAGGCGATGCGGCTGTTCGAGGCGGTGGCGACCGTGGGCACGGCCCGCGTGGGGTGGCGGGAGAGGGCCGACGACCTCTTCATGCACCCAGTGGTTGGCTACCCCCTTCTCGTGGTGGCGCTGTTGGCGATGTTTGGGGCTGTGTTCTGGTCGGGGGATGCGCTCGAGGGGCTTCTCTCCCCGCTCCTCGAGGCCGTGTCAGCGCAGATCGGCGCCGCGCTGGGCACAGGCCCTGGTGCTGCCCTTCTGCTCGGCGCGTGGGATGGCCTGGCGGCCGGAGTGGCCATCGTCCTCCCGTACCTGATCCCTTTTCTGTTCCTCCTCGCGTTGCTCGAGGACGTGGGGTACATGCCACGGGTGGGGTTTCTCCTCGACGGCCTGATGCACAGGGTGGGCCTCCACGGGAAGAGCGTGATCCCGTTTCTCCTCGGCTACGGGTGCACCGTCCCCGCGATCCTCGCCACGCGGATCCTCGACGACGAACGGGATCGCCTGGTCACGGCGGCGTTGGCGGTGATGATCCCCTGCGCGGGGCGGACGATCGTGGTCATGGGCCTCGTCGGGCGGTACGTGGGCCCGGTGGCGGCGCTCCTTCTCTACCTGGGGAACGTCGTGGTGATCGCGCTTGCGGGCTGGGCCCTCACCCGCCTCGTGCCGGGGGAGGGGCCGGGGCTGATCCTGGAGATCCCCCCCTACCGGACGCCGCGCCTCCGGAATCTTCTTGGGAAAACGTGGCTTCGGCTGAAGGGGTTCGTGGTCCTGGCGTGGCCGCTCCTCGCCGTGTCGAGCGCGCTCCTCGCGCTGGCGGAGGCCCTCGGCTGGGCGGGAGGGCTCAACCTGGGAGTGCGGTTCCTCACCTGGCCGCTCGGGCTTCCCTCCGAGACCGGGGTACCCCTTGTTCTGGGGATTCTGCGCAAGGAGCTGTCGCTCGTCATGCTCGACGAGGCCTTGGTGGGCGGGGTAGGGGCGTTGACTCAGGCCCAGATGATCGTGTTCACGGTGTTCGTCTTGTTCTACGTTCCGTGCCTGGCGACCGTCGGGGCGCTGGGCCGGGAGCTCGGGTGGCGGCGGACCGGGCTCGTCGTGCTGGCGACGACCGGCCTCGGTCTCGTCCTCGCCCTGCTCGCGCGAGCCGCGCTCGGTGCCTGA
- a CDS encoding UPF0001 protein YggS has product MEAAAIAERCRAVLRRVPSGVTVVAATKGRSPDEIRAALRAGITHLGENYVQDAEAKRPLVPELAVWHMIGHLQRNKAAKAARLFEWVQTVDTPELGRRLAAARPPGASPLPVLVEVNIGREEHRPGVLPEGVLPLVQDLARHPQLSVRGLMAVPPLPERPEDSRPHFRALRHLLEELNHERVVDPALDVLSMGMSEDWEVAVEEGATMIRLGTLLFGPRP; this is encoded by the coding sequence ATGGAGGCCGCAGCGATTGCCGAACGTTGCCGGGCCGTTCTGCGGCGGGTCCCAAGCGGGGTGACCGTGGTCGCAGCCACGAAGGGACGGTCCCCCGACGAGATCCGGGCTGCCCTCCGTGCTGGGATCACCCATCTTGGGGAGAACTACGTCCAAGATGCGGAGGCGAAGCGCCCCCTCGTTCCCGAGCTGGCCGTGTGGCACATGATCGGCCACCTCCAGCGGAACAAAGCGGCGAAGGCGGCCCGCCTGTTCGAATGGGTCCAAACCGTGGACACCCCCGAGCTCGGCCGGAGGCTCGCCGCGGCGCGTCCCCCCGGAGCATCGCCCCTTCCCGTGCTCGTCGAGGTGAACATCGGGCGGGAAGAGCATCGCCCGGGCGTTCTCCCCGAGGGGGTGCTCCCGCTTGTCCAGGACCTGGCGCGCCATCCCCAGCTCTCGGTGCGGGGGTTGATGGCCGTCCCGCCCCTCCCCGAGCGGCCGGAGGACTCCCGGCCCCACTTCCGCGCCCTGCGGCACCTCCTCGAGGAGCTGAACCACGAGCGGGTCGTCGACCCGGCCTTGGACGTCCTCTCGATGGGGATGAGCGAAGACTGGGAGGTCGCCGTGGAAGAGGGAGCGACGATGATCCGCCTGGGGACCCTCCTGTTCGGCCCCCGCCCGTAG
- a CDS encoding Radical SAM, Pyruvate-formate lyase-activating enzyme like, which yields MHEAILWEPAGEGRVRCTLCAHRCLIAPDGRGVCRVRENRGGTLYSLVYGRLVSQALDPIEKKPLFHFLPGSLALSVATVGCNLRCDFCQNHAISQYPREHRGGIPGEPIAPEEVVRAAKGAGAPTIAYTYTEPTVFFETCRDVGLLAREQGIRNAFVTNGYMTGEALDAARGWLDAANVDLKAFSDDFYRRHCGGSLQPVLDAIKRMTELGLWVEVTTLVIPGRNDSDEELGWIAQFLAGISPDLPWHVSRFVPSYLVYDVPPTPVATLRRAREIGREAGLRFVYLGNVSGEGEDTACPSCGKTVIRREGFRVVENQLADGRCPGCGEAVAGVWS from the coding sequence ATGCACGAGGCGATCCTGTGGGAGCCGGCGGGGGAGGGGCGCGTGCGGTGCACCCTGTGCGCGCACCGTTGCCTCATTGCCCCCGATGGCCGTGGGGTGTGCAGGGTTCGGGAGAACCGGGGCGGCACCCTGTACTCGCTCGTCTACGGACGCCTGGTGTCGCAGGCCCTCGACCCGATCGAGAAGAAACCCCTGTTCCACTTTCTCCCCGGCTCGCTGGCCCTCTCGGTCGCGACGGTGGGCTGCAACCTGCGCTGCGACTTCTGCCAGAACCACGCGATCTCCCAGTACCCGCGCGAGCACCGGGGCGGGATCCCCGGAGAGCCGATCGCCCCTGAGGAGGTCGTGCGGGCAGCGAAGGGGGCGGGCGCGCCGACGATCGCCTACACCTACACCGAGCCGACCGTGTTCTTCGAGACCTGCCGCGATGTCGGACTTCTGGCCCGAGAGCAGGGAATCCGGAACGCCTTCGTCACGAACGGGTACATGACCGGCGAGGCGCTCGACGCCGCCCGGGGGTGGCTCGACGCGGCCAACGTTGACCTCAAGGCGTTCTCCGACGACTTCTACCGCCGTCACTGTGGGGGGTCGCTCCAGCCGGTGCTCGACGCGATCAAGCGGATGACGGAGCTCGGGCTGTGGGTGGAGGTGACGACCCTCGTCATCCCCGGCCGAAACGACTCCGACGAGGAGCTGGGGTGGATCGCCCAGTTCTTGGCGGGGATCTCCCCCGACCTCCCGTGGCACGTGTCGCGGTTCGTCCCGTCGTACCTCGTCTACGACGTCCCCCCGACTCCGGTCGCAACGCTGCGCCGCGCCCGGGAGATTGGGCGCGAGGCAGGGCTGCGCTTCGTGTACCTGGGGAACGTCTCGGGGGAGGGCGAGGACACGGCCTGCCCATCGTGCGGGAAGACGGTCATCCGGCGGGAGGGGTTCCGCGTCGTGGAGAACCAGCTTGCCGACGGCCGCTGTCCTGGCTGTGGTGAGGCGGTGGCCGGTGTCTGGTCCTAG
- a CDS encoding tRNA threonylcarbamoyladenosine biosynthesis protein TsaE translates to MERILITHSPEETEEAGTGLAELVRDGDVVALVGELGAGKTTFVKGLARGLFVKDLVLSPSFLLARSYDGRIPFHHLDAYRISDPDELSEVGLRDLLPPETGVTAVEWADRIAGLIPQGAVWVKIEHAGDDRRRITLRR, encoded by the coding sequence ATGGAACGGATCCTCATCACCCACAGCCCCGAGGAGACGGAGGAGGCGGGAACTGGCCTCGCCGAACTCGTTCGGGACGGGGACGTGGTGGCCCTCGTCGGCGAGCTCGGGGCCGGCAAGACGACGTTCGTAAAGGGCCTCGCCCGCGGCTTGTTCGTGAAGGACCTGGTCCTGTCGCCGAGCTTCCTCCTCGCCCGGAGCTACGACGGCCGGATCCCGTTCCACCACCTCGACGCCTACCGGATCAGCGATCCCGACGAGCTCTCCGAGGTCGGCTTGCGGGACCTGCTCCCGCCCGAGACGGGGGTGACGGCGGTGGAGTGGGCGGATCGGATCGCCGGTCTCATCCCGCAGGGAGCGGTCTGGGTCAAGATCGAGCACGCCGGCGACGACCGCCGCCGGATCACCCTCCGCCGTTAG
- a CDS encoding Phenylalanyl-tRNA synthetase beta chain, producing MRASLSWLSEYVDLPPVTVEALAERLTLAGLEVEGITALLAEGVIVARVAEVEPHPKADALAVCQVEIGSGTRTVVCGAPNVAAGALVPLALPGARIPGGTVSVVTLRGVRSEGMILSRQELGLEAKSAGIWDLSQELTVGSEFAPLIGFPDTVLDLKITSNRPDLLGIVGIAREISALYQTPLREPDRSFPESDPAAASLTSVHIADPRDCPRYVARIIRGAGSQPSPLAIEARLLKAGMRPLSLVVDVTNYVLLELGHPLHAFDHAQLSEGRIVVRRARPGEKIRTLDGVERDLSPEVLVIADAARPVAVAGVMGGAEPEVGPHTQTVLLEAAAFSPARVRRSARAVGLRTEASLRFERGLSPEMADVASRRCCALLAPHGMVVARGAVDAYPAPTPTRVIALRKQRVAHVLGVEVPSPEVTDGLSRLGLSLRDRGHTWETTVPPFRRDLEREIDLIEEVARLHGYDRIPPVPPHTEPRIGTKDPAESFADRVREVLAALGLTEAYTPGLVAAAEAQVQLRNPLAQGWEGLRPSLLSGLLAALRANLEAQAPGVALFEVGRVFLRRDGEIAEEDRVAVALSGRPPFPLSGKGEYGPSDLKGLFDALIAALRVEGVELGEIDDPRLHPHRRAGIYLRGPCPADRDPSGHGRRTTDPGPRIPVGWLGELAPSLRADLPGQRRVLALELALAPLRAAARPSEHRPIPRSPASKRDLSLLVPERVPEGSVRAAIVAERLVESAFLYDLYKGEGVPTGSVSLTYEVVFRDRERTLSSEEVEGAVQRILASLGPLGAQLRA from the coding sequence GTGCGGGCATCCTTGAGTTGGCTTTCCGAGTACGTAGACCTTCCGCCGGTCACCGTCGAGGCGCTCGCCGAGCGCTTGACGCTGGCTGGATTGGAGGTGGAGGGGATCACGGCCCTGCTGGCGGAGGGCGTGATCGTGGCCCGCGTGGCCGAGGTCGAACCCCACCCCAAGGCAGATGCGCTCGCCGTGTGTCAGGTCGAGATCGGCTCGGGAACGAGGACCGTGGTCTGCGGGGCACCGAACGTAGCCGCAGGAGCTCTGGTTCCGCTTGCCCTTCCGGGGGCCCGCATCCCTGGCGGAACGGTCTCCGTGGTCACGCTGCGGGGCGTGAGGAGCGAAGGAATGATCCTCTCCCGCCAGGAGCTAGGCCTGGAAGCGAAGTCGGCGGGGATCTGGGATCTGTCTCAGGAGCTGACGGTGGGCTCAGAGTTTGCTCCGCTCATCGGCTTCCCAGACACAGTGCTCGACCTCAAGATCACGTCGAACCGCCCCGATCTGCTGGGAATCGTGGGGATCGCCCGCGAGATCTCCGCGCTGTACCAGACGCCCCTTCGCGAACCCGATCGATCGTTCCCGGAGTCTGACCCAGCCGCAGCAAGCCTCACCTCGGTTCACATCGCCGACCCCAGAGACTGCCCGCGCTACGTGGCCCGGATCATCCGTGGCGCAGGGAGCCAGCCCTCCCCACTTGCGATCGAGGCGCGACTTCTCAAGGCGGGGATGCGGCCCTTGTCGTTGGTGGTTGACGTCACGAACTACGTGCTCCTCGAGCTCGGACATCCGCTGCACGCGTTCGACCACGCTCAGCTGTCGGAAGGGCGGATCGTCGTCCGACGGGCCAGACCGGGGGAGAAGATCCGCACCCTCGATGGGGTCGAGCGCGATCTCTCCCCGGAGGTCCTCGTGATCGCCGACGCGGCGCGGCCCGTGGCGGTAGCCGGGGTGATGGGCGGGGCAGAACCCGAGGTCGGCCCCCACACGCAGACGGTGCTTCTCGAGGCGGCAGCGTTCTCTCCTGCCCGGGTACGTCGGTCCGCGCGCGCCGTCGGACTGCGTACCGAAGCCAGCCTGCGGTTCGAGCGAGGTCTCTCGCCGGAGATGGCCGACGTGGCTTCCCGCCGCTGTTGTGCCCTCCTCGCCCCGCACGGGATGGTGGTCGCACGAGGGGCGGTGGACGCATACCCGGCCCCCACCCCGACCCGCGTCATCGCACTGCGCAAGCAGCGCGTCGCCCACGTCCTGGGAGTTGAGGTTCCTTCCCCGGAAGTGACCGACGGGCTGTCGCGCCTCGGTCTGTCGCTCCGCGACCGAGGGCACACGTGGGAGACCACGGTTCCTCCGTTTCGGCGGGACCTGGAACGAGAGATCGACTTGATCGAGGAAGTAGCGCGCCTGCACGGCTACGATCGCATTCCGCCTGTCCCGCCCCACACCGAGCCGAGGATCGGAACCAAGGACCCTGCCGAGTCGTTCGCAGATCGAGTGCGGGAAGTCCTCGCCGCTCTGGGGTTGACCGAGGCGTACACCCCCGGCCTCGTCGCCGCGGCCGAGGCACAAGTCCAGCTGCGTAACCCCCTCGCCCAGGGTTGGGAGGGATTGAGGCCAAGCCTTCTCTCCGGGCTCCTCGCCGCGCTCCGGGCGAACCTCGAGGCTCAGGCGCCGGGCGTCGCCCTGTTCGAGGTCGGGCGGGTGTTCCTGCGGCGGGACGGGGAGATCGCTGAGGAGGACCGCGTGGCGGTCGCCCTATCTGGCCGTCCGCCGTTCCCCCTGTCTGGGAAAGGGGAGTACGGACCGTCTGACCTGAAGGGGTTGTTCGACGCCTTGATCGCCGCCCTGCGGGTGGAGGGAGTGGAGCTGGGAGAGATCGACGATCCCCGTCTCCACCCCCACCGCCGCGCCGGGATCTACCTCCGTGGGCCGTGTCCCGCAGACCGCGATCCGTCGGGCCACGGACGACGGACCACGGACCCCGGACCACGGATTCCGGTGGGATGGCTCGGCGAGCTCGCCCCGTCCCTCAGGGCCGATCTCCCCGGGCAGAGGCGGGTCCTCGCCCTCGAGCTGGCCCTGGCACCCCTCCGCGCCGCGGCCCGGCCGTCCGAGCACCGCCCCATCCCCCGCTCCCCGGCCTCGAAGCGCGACCTGTCCCTCCTCGTCCCGGAGAGGGTTCCCGAGGGAAGCGTGCGGGCGGCGATCGTCGCCGAGCGTCTGGTGGAAAGCGCGTTCCTGTACGATCTATACAAGGGCGAAGGGGTCCCCACTGGCTCCGTCAGCCTGACCTACGAGGTCGTGTTCCGCGATCGGGAGCGGACGCTGTCCTCCGAGGAGGTCGAGGGCGCCGTCCAGCGTATCCTCGCTTCCCTCGGTCCCTTGGGTGCGCAGCTCCGGGCCTAG
- a CDS encoding Magnesium and cobalt efflux protein CorC: MAPPDYNDARGDDEVSVESQSTVLFLLLLLSALFSAAETALTSIPELRVRHLLRKTASKTRVKALEHLVREPNEFITCIVIYNNLVNVAASSLATLLFLRLLPQTLPAYVTGLITTLVLTTFLLLIGEITPKNLARNRPEALAMAVIVPIWRLMRASYLVVRFFRWAGAQLVRPFGVEFFARERTPLSKDQLVSIIEMGEERGALSPEHGDMMRRILALDEITAEDIMVPRTDMKTIAVESPLSEVVKFIVSDGHSRYPVHQGSQDNVIGLLHAKDLLPHLGDVRSDVSLATLLRPVSYVPTTKPISTLLRELQQERSHMAVVVDEYGGVAGIVTLEDILEEIVGEIEDEYDRRRPRPLIRRLSPTEAIVGGDAEVRTVNRSLGADLPEDEAVTVAGLVLETLGDIPEIGTKLRIGRTEITVERASAREITTVRLTLHPEPKPGEQIN; encoded by the coding sequence ATGGCACCGCCCGACTATAATGACGCCCGAGGTGATGACGAGGTGAGCGTCGAATCGCAAAGTACGGTTCTTTTTCTTCTTCTCCTCCTCTCGGCGTTGTTCTCGGCTGCCGAGACTGCCCTGACCTCGATTCCCGAACTGCGGGTGCGGCACCTCCTGCGGAAGACGGCCTCGAAGACCAGGGTCAAGGCGCTCGAACACCTCGTGCGGGAGCCGAACGAGTTCATCACCTGCATCGTCATCTACAACAACCTCGTCAACGTAGCGGCGTCGAGTCTGGCAACGCTTCTGTTCCTGCGTCTCCTTCCGCAGACGCTTCCCGCATACGTGACCGGTCTCATCACCACTCTCGTCCTCACCACGTTCCTCCTCCTCATCGGCGAGATCACGCCCAAGAACCTCGCCCGCAACCGGCCCGAGGCGCTGGCGATGGCCGTCATCGTTCCCATCTGGAGGCTGATGCGGGCCTCCTACCTCGTGGTGCGCTTCTTTCGCTGGGCGGGCGCGCAGTTGGTGCGCCCGTTTGGCGTGGAGTTCTTCGCCCGCGAGCGGACGCCGCTGTCCAAGGATCAGCTCGTGTCCATCATCGAGATGGGGGAGGAACGAGGAGCCCTGTCTCCCGAGCACGGGGACATGATGCGCAGGATTCTGGCCCTCGATGAGATCACAGCCGAGGACATCATGGTCCCGCGCACGGACATGAAGACGATCGCCGTCGAGTCGCCCCTGTCGGAAGTGGTGAAGTTCATCGTTTCAGACGGTCACTCGCGCTACCCGGTGCACCAGGGCAGTCAGGACAACGTGATCGGGCTTCTCCATGCCAAGGACCTCCTCCCCCACCTCGGCGACGTGCGGTCGGACGTGTCGCTGGCAACCCTTCTCCGGCCTGTGTCCTACGTTCCGACCACAAAGCCCATCAGCACGCTCCTTCGGGAGTTACAGCAGGAGAGATCCCACATGGCGGTGGTGGTAGACGAATACGGCGGAGTGGCGGGGATCGTGACCCTCGAGGACATCCTCGAGGAGATCGTGGGCGAGATCGAAGACGAATACGACCGCCGGCGGCCGCGACCCCTCATCCGGCGTTTGTCCCCAACCGAGGCCATCGTCGGGGGGGACGCCGAGGTTCGCACCGTGAACCGCAGCCTGGGTGCGGATCTCCCTGAAGACGAGGCGGTCACGGTCGCTGGGCTCGTGCTGGAGACCCTGGGGGACATTCCCGAGATCGGAACCAAGCTTCGCATTGGACGGACGGAGATCACGGTCGAACGAGCAAGCGCCCGCGAGATCACGACCGTCCGCCTCACGCTGCACCCCGAGCCCAAACCCGGGGAACAGATCAACTAG
- a CDS encoding Signal recognition particle protein Ffh — protein sequence MFESLTERLSQAFRKLRAPGRLTQAEVQSGLREIRQALLAADVHYGVVRDLLARVEERSVGEKVVESLAPAEQLLAIVRGEMAAAMGGEAAKLRLSGRPAIVLLVGPAGSGKTTTAGKLARHLARRGRKPLLVCADPQRPAAAEQLSIHASRLGVAFASAVEDPVGAVGRAADRARRELLDILVVDTPGTPPGMPPPSFVTELVTSLGPSDVLLVLDAMVGQEAVRMGEAFTSLGITGLVLTKLDGDARGGAALSLPTRLGKPVVFVGVGEGPGDLEAFDPGRMADRILGFGDLAGLAEKLAEVGGDQVAATAARVREGTFTLEDFLTQFEAMTRAGPLDQLLAKIPGLGKVAQDEQIEAELRRTRAIIQSMTVEERRGPHIIGASRKRRIARGSGTTVQEVNQLLSQYEQARRLVRGFGKRRMPPGWGGHVQTR from the coding sequence GTGTTCGAGTCGTTGACCGAGCGATTGTCACAGGCATTCCGCAAGCTCCGTGCTCCAGGGCGGCTCACCCAGGCGGAGGTTCAATCCGGTCTGCGGGAGATTCGGCAGGCCCTTCTTGCTGCCGACGTCCACTACGGCGTAGTCCGGGACCTCCTGGCGCGGGTTGAGGAGCGGTCGGTGGGGGAGAAGGTGGTGGAGTCACTGGCCCCAGCCGAGCAGCTGTTGGCGATTGTGCGTGGGGAGATGGCAGCTGCCATGGGGGGCGAGGCGGCCAAGCTCCGGCTGTCCGGTCGCCCGGCGATCGTCCTCCTTGTGGGCCCGGCAGGGTCCGGGAAGACGACCACCGCGGGGAAGCTGGCCCGCCACCTCGCCCGCAGGGGCCGCAAGCCCCTGCTTGTGTGCGCCGATCCCCAGCGCCCCGCGGCCGCTGAGCAGCTCTCGATCCACGCGTCGCGGCTCGGGGTGGCGTTCGCGTCGGCGGTTGAGGACCCGGTTGGGGCGGTGGGTCGTGCGGCGGACCGGGCACGACGGGAGCTTCTCGACATCCTGGTCGTGGACACGCCGGGTACCCCCCCCGGGATGCCTCCGCCCTCGTTCGTGACGGAACTGGTGACCTCGCTTGGCCCGAGCGATGTCCTCCTCGTGCTCGATGCGATGGTGGGTCAAGAAGCGGTGCGAATGGGCGAGGCGTTCACTTCGCTCGGGATCACAGGGCTCGTTCTGACCAAGCTCGATGGGGATGCCCGCGGCGGGGCGGCGCTGTCGCTACCGACCCGGCTCGGGAAGCCTGTCGTGTTCGTCGGCGTCGGCGAAGGACCGGGCGACCTTGAGGCGTTCGATCCGGGGCGGATGGCAGACCGGATCCTCGGGTTCGGCGACCTTGCCGGGCTGGCGGAGAAGCTGGCCGAGGTGGGAGGGGATCAGGTAGCGGCTACAGCTGCTCGGGTACGCGAGGGGACCTTCACCCTGGAGGATTTCCTCACCCAGTTCGAGGCAATGACCCGCGCCGGTCCGCTCGACCAGCTGCTGGCGAAGATCCCCGGACTGGGGAAGGTCGCCCAAGACGAACAGATCGAGGCCGAGCTCCGGCGGACGCGGGCGATCATCCAGTCGATGACAGTTGAGGAGCGGCGAGGGCCCCATATAATCGGGGCCAGCCGCAAGCGCCGTATCGCCCGCGGGTCGGGAACCACTGTTCAGGAAGTGAACCAGCTTCTGTCCCAATACGAGCAGGCACGGCGTCTGGTGCGAGGGTTCGGCAAGCGGCGCATGCCCCCCGGGTGGGGCGGACACGTTCAGACGAGGTGA
- a CDS encoding tRNA (guanine(37)-N(1))-methyltransferase codes for MRFDVVTLHPEMLVPFASAGILRGAQDKGLIEIHLHDLRLFSPDEHGIVDDRPFGGGAGMVMRPEPFARALEAIEAAAGRRPYAVLLSPQGARFTQQVAQDLARQPSLALLCGRYEGVDERVAVLCDLELSIGDYVLAGGELAAAVVLETTARMVPGVVGRHESAATDSFYCGPKLGYPQYTRPRVFRGMEVPEVLLSGDHEKIRRWREREAWRKTLRNRPDLVGLSLPPTPTG; via the coding sequence ATGAGGTTCGACGTCGTCACGCTGCATCCGGAGATGCTTGTTCCCTTCGCATCCGCGGGAATCCTCCGCGGGGCGCAGGACAAGGGCCTGATCGAGATCCACCTCCACGACCTGCGCCTGTTCTCCCCCGACGAGCACGGGATCGTGGACGACCGGCCGTTCGGGGGTGGGGCGGGGATGGTGATGCGCCCCGAGCCGTTCGCGCGCGCGCTGGAGGCCATCGAGGCCGCGGCGGGCCGCCGCCCGTACGCGGTTCTCCTCTCCCCCCAGGGCGCCCGGTTCACCCAGCAGGTTGCCCAAGACCTTGCCCGGCAGCCCTCCCTCGCGCTCCTCTGCGGCCGCTACGAGGGGGTGGACGAGCGGGTCGCGGTTTTGTGTGACCTCGAGCTCTCGATCGGCGACTACGTCCTCGCGGGGGGCGAGCTCGCTGCGGCCGTGGTCCTGGAGACGACGGCGCGCATGGTCCCCGGGGTTGTGGGCCGGCACGAATCCGCGGCCACGGACTCCTTCTACTGCGGACCGAAGCTGGGGTACCCCCAGTACACCCGCCCCCGGGTGTTCCGGGGGATGGAGGTTCCGGAGGTCCTCCTCTCCGGCGACCACGAGAAGATCCGCCGCTGGCGCGAGCGGGAGGCGTGGCGGAAGACCCTCCGCAACCGCCCCGACCTCGTGGGGTTGAGCCTGCCCCCGACCCCTACCGGTTAG